One window of the Glycocaulis alkaliphilus genome contains the following:
- the groES gene encoding co-chaperone GroES: protein MTFRPLHDRVLVKRVEEESKTKGGIIIPDTAKEKPQEGEVIAAGSGTIKDDGTVRPLDVKAGDRILFGKWSGTEVTVDGQELLIMKESDILGIVG, encoded by the coding sequence ATGACTTTTCGTCCTCTGCATGACCGCGTGCTCGTGAAGCGCGTCGAGGAAGAATCCAAGACCAAGGGCGGGATCATCATTCCCGACACGGCCAAGGAAAAGCCCCAGGAAGGCGAAGTGATCGCCGCTGGCAGCGGCACCATCAAGGATGATGGCACCGTGCGCCCGCTGGACGTGAAAGCCGGTGACCGCATCCTGTTCGGCAAATGGTCGGGCACCGAAGTCACGGTTGACGGCCAGGAACTCCTCATCATGAAGGAATCCGACATCCTCGGGATCGTCGGCTAG
- the groL gene encoding chaperonin GroEL (60 kDa chaperone family; promotes refolding of misfolded polypeptides especially under stressful conditions; forms two stacked rings of heptamers to form a barrel-shaped 14mer; ends can be capped by GroES; misfolded proteins enter the barrel where they are refolded when GroES binds): protein MSAKEVKFGASARERMLKGVDTLANAVKVTLGPKGRNVVIEKSFGAPRTTKDGVSVAKEIELEDKFENMGAQMVREVASRTNDEAGDGTTTATVLAQAIIREGMKSVAAGMNPMDLKRGIDKAVLKVVEDIKANSTPIKGSSEIAQVGTISANGEKEIGEMIARAMEKVGNEGVITVEEAKSLETELDVVEGMQFDRGYLSPYFVTNADKMAVELDDPYILLFEKKLSSLQSMLPVLEAVVQSNRPLLIVAEDVEGEALATLVVNKLRGGLKVAAVKAPGFGDRRKAMLEDIAVLTGGQVVSEDLGIKLENVTLDMLGTAKRVSITKDDTTIVDGAGEKSAIEGRVNQIRKQIEDTSSDYDKEKLQERLAKLAGGVAVIKVGGGSEIEVKERKDRVDDALNATRAAVEEGIVAGGGVALLKAAKALEGLEGDNADQTQGIAIIARAIQAPIRQISENAGVEGSIVVGKILENSSHGFGFNAQTEEYGDMFAFGIIDPAKVVRTALQDAASVGSLMITTEAAVAELPKKDAPPAMPGGGMGDMGF from the coding sequence ATGTCCGCTAAAGAAGTCAAGTTTGGCGCCTCTGCGCGCGAACGCATGCTCAAGGGTGTCGACACCCTTGCCAATGCCGTGAAAGTGACCCTCGGCCCGAAAGGCCGCAACGTGGTCATCGAGAAGTCCTTCGGCGCGCCGCGCACCACGAAAGACGGCGTTTCGGTCGCCAAGGAAATCGAACTGGAAGACAAGTTCGAGAACATGGGCGCCCAGATGGTCCGCGAAGTCGCTTCGCGCACCAATGACGAAGCCGGTGACGGCACCACGACCGCCACGGTTCTGGCCCAGGCCATTATCCGCGAGGGCATGAAGTCTGTGGCCGCCGGCATGAACCCGATGGATCTGAAACGCGGTATCGACAAGGCCGTGCTGAAAGTGGTCGAGGACATCAAGGCCAACTCCACCCCGATCAAGGGTTCTTCGGAGATTGCCCAGGTCGGCACGATCTCTGCCAATGGCGAAAAGGAAATCGGCGAGATGATCGCCCGCGCCATGGAAAAAGTCGGCAATGAAGGCGTCATCACGGTCGAGGAAGCCAAATCCCTCGAAACCGAGCTGGATGTCGTTGAAGGCATGCAGTTCGACCGCGGCTACCTGTCACCCTATTTCGTGACCAATGCCGACAAGATGGCTGTCGAGCTGGATGACCCCTACATCCTGCTGTTCGAGAAGAAGCTGTCCTCGCTGCAATCCATGCTGCCGGTCCTGGAAGCCGTGGTGCAGTCCAACCGTCCGCTGCTTATCGTGGCTGAAGATGTCGAGGGCGAGGCTCTGGCCACGCTCGTCGTCAACAAGCTGCGTGGCGGCCTGAAAGTGGCTGCCGTGAAGGCTCCGGGCTTTGGTGACCGCCGCAAGGCCATGCTGGAGGACATCGCTGTCCTGACCGGCGGCCAGGTTGTCTCTGAAGATCTCGGCATCAAGCTGGAAAACGTGACGCTGGACATGCTGGGCACGGCCAAGCGCGTCTCGATCACCAAGGACGACACCACCATCGTTGACGGTGCTGGCGAGAAGTCCGCGATCGAAGGCCGCGTGAACCAGATCCGCAAGCAGATCGAAGACACCTCGTCTGACTACGACAAGGAAAAGCTGCAGGAACGTCTGGCTAAACTCGCCGGCGGTGTGGCCGTGATCAAGGTCGGCGGCGGCTCTGAAATCGAAGTGAAAGAGCGTAAGGACCGTGTTGACGATGCCCTGAACGCCACCCGCGCTGCGGTGGAAGAAGGCATCGTGGCCGGTGGCGGCGTGGCCCTGCTCAAAGCGGCCAAGGCCCTTGAAGGCCTGGAAGGCGACAATGCCGACCAGACCCAAGGCATCGCCATCATCGCGCGCGCCATCCAGGCGCCGATCCGCCAGATCTCCGAAAACGCCGGGGTCGAAGGCTCCATCGTTGTCGGCAAGATCCTGGAAAACAGCTCGCACGGTTTCGGCTTCAACGCCCAGACCGAAGAGTATGGCGACATGTTCGCCTTCGGCATCATCGACCCGGCCAAAGTGGTGCGTACTGCCCTGCAGGACGCGGCCTCTGTCGGCTCGCTGATGATCACGACCGAAGCGGCCGTTGCCGAACTGCCGAAGAAAGATGCCCCGCCGGCCATGCCGGGTGGCGGCATGGGCGATATGGGCTTCTAG
- a CDS encoding ribbon-helix-helix protein, CopG family, whose product MKRDRIKKLKANAKLDVRLPDQLKEEFLARCREEGVSSGAVIRSLILEYLRTRPRQLSALAEGLKETIMKGHRWVFGGIGAAAAAAMGTAVLLFAPMANAEDVEVGFALRVAEATQSSSMSGDYRIALGEPVMLFLEDQPLEAQYGLVIIVNACAVEAPEEGARAARRPACELVWEFEVFEAVEWRRNELGGVSVTEKRVLATPRLTSGRHAAVSFEVGAVTADGAPRGLVSGEFALRSES is encoded by the coding sequence ATGAAACGCGACCGGATCAAAAAGCTGAAAGCCAACGCGAAGCTGGACGTGCGCCTGCCCGACCAGCTGAAGGAGGAGTTTCTCGCGCGATGCCGCGAGGAAGGCGTCTCAAGCGGGGCCGTCATCCGGTCGCTGATCCTGGAATATCTCAGAACCCGGCCCCGGCAGCTGTCGGCGTTGGCTGAAGGCTTGAAGGAGACAATTATGAAGGGTCATAGATGGGTATTCGGCGGCATCGGGGCCGCTGCGGCAGCAGCCATGGGCACGGCGGTCCTGCTGTTTGCGCCGATGGCAAATGCCGAGGACGTAGAGGTTGGATTCGCGCTGCGGGTTGCTGAAGCGACGCAGTCCTCCAGCATGTCGGGCGATTACCGGATCGCACTGGGCGAGCCGGTGATGCTCTTCCTGGAGGACCAGCCGCTCGAGGCGCAGTATGGCCTCGTCATCATCGTGAATGCGTGCGCGGTGGAGGCGCCTGAGGAGGGTGCGCGCGCCGCCCGGCGGCCGGCCTGTGAACTGGTCTGGGAGTTCGAGGTTTTCGAAGCGGTCGAATGGCGCAGAAATGAGCTGGGCGGCGTGTCGGTGACGGAAAAGCGCGTGTTGGCGACGCCTCGCCTGACGTCCGGACGGCACGCCGCAGTGTCGTTCGAAGTGGGGGCGGTGACGGCGGATGGGGCTCCGCGCGGGCTCGTTTCCGGCGAGTTCGCTCTTCGCTCTGAGTCCTAG
- the hisS gene encoding histidine--tRNA ligase, translating into MAKEKTFRPKARRPRGFEDRAAHVIRAERALVSAASAVYERWGFEPLETPAFEYADALGKFLPDEDRPNEGVFAMQDDDGQWMALRYDLTAPLARFAAEGFQNLVKPYRRYQFGEVWRNEKPGPGRFRQFVQCDADNVGASGPAADAEMIALAAEVMRAAGLNDSDFVIRVNDRRLLDGVLESLGSADDTRRMRVLRAIDKLDRLGMEGVELLLGKGRKDESGDFTEGAGLDEAGRARVLGFLEASKAGGTRAEVTARLAGSAGETAARAGVEALEEINAILTALGIPEELAVFDPSVVRGLGYYTGPVFETELLATPTYPDGSPMQFGSVASGGRYDDLVARFTGQQVPATGFSFGVSRFAAALSALGRLEGADAAPLVIVVAADKARMADYFAMAAELRSAGLRAEAFTGNGNMGKQLKYADRRDAAFAVICGEEEFASGTVQIKDLKLGAQLAESITDRDEWKEQKQQFSVPRSELVSAILTRLSARG; encoded by the coding sequence ATGGCCAAAGAGAAAACCTTCCGTCCCAAGGCGCGCCGCCCGCGCGGGTTCGAGGACCGGGCCGCCCATGTGATCCGGGCCGAGCGCGCGCTGGTGAGCGCTGCCTCTGCCGTCTATGAGCGCTGGGGGTTTGAGCCGCTGGAAACACCTGCGTTCGAGTATGCCGATGCGCTCGGCAAGTTCCTGCCAGACGAAGACCGTCCCAATGAGGGCGTGTTCGCCATGCAGGATGATGACGGGCAGTGGATGGCGCTGCGCTATGACCTGACCGCTCCGCTCGCGCGCTTTGCCGCCGAAGGCTTTCAGAATCTGGTCAAACCCTATCGCCGCTACCAGTTTGGCGAGGTGTGGCGCAATGAGAAGCCGGGGCCGGGCCGTTTCCGCCAGTTCGTCCAGTGCGACGCCGATAATGTCGGCGCGTCCGGCCCTGCCGCCGATGCGGAGATGATTGCGCTCGCCGCCGAAGTGATGCGCGCGGCTGGCCTGAATGACAGCGATTTCGTCATCCGCGTGAATGATCGCCGCCTGCTCGATGGTGTGCTGGAAAGCCTTGGGTCCGCCGACGATACCCGCCGCATGCGCGTGCTGCGCGCCATCGACAAGCTGGACCGGCTGGGCATGGAGGGCGTGGAGCTTCTGCTCGGCAAGGGCCGCAAGGACGAAAGCGGCGACTTCACTGAAGGGGCCGGGCTGGACGAGGCGGGCCGCGCGCGCGTGCTGGGCTTTCTTGAAGCTTCAAAAGCCGGCGGCACCCGCGCGGAAGTGACCGCGCGCCTTGCAGGCAGTGCAGGCGAAACCGCCGCCAGGGCCGGGGTAGAGGCGCTTGAGGAGATCAACGCCATCCTGACGGCGCTGGGTATCCCGGAAGAGCTGGCCGTGTTCGATCCGTCGGTCGTCCGGGGCCTTGGCTATTATACCGGCCCGGTCTTCGAGACCGAGCTATTGGCCACCCCCACCTATCCCGATGGCAGCCCGATGCAGTTCGGCTCGGTGGCCTCTGGCGGGCGCTATGATGATCTCGTCGCCCGCTTTACCGGCCAGCAGGTTCCCGCGACGGGCTTCTCCTTCGGGGTCAGCCGGTTTGCTGCCGCGCTCTCCGCGCTGGGGCGTCTGGAAGGGGCTGATGCTGCGCCGCTCGTCATCGTGGTCGCTGCCGACAAGGCGCGCATGGCAGATTATTTCGCGATGGCCGCTGAGCTGCGCAGCGCGGGCCTGCGCGCGGAAGCCTTTACCGGCAATGGCAATATGGGCAAGCAGCTCAAATACGCCGACCGGCGCGATGCGGCCTTTGCCGTCATTTGCGGTGAGGAGGAGTTCGCCAGCGGCACCGTCCAGATCAAGGATCTCAAACTCGGCGCACAGCTGGCCGAATCGATCACCGACCGCGATGAGTGGAAAGAGCAGAAACAGCAATTCTCGGTGCCGCGCAGCGAGCTGGTATCGGCGATCCTCACCCGTCTGTCCGCGCGCGGATAA